One window from the genome of Candidatus Poribacteria bacterium encodes:
- a CDS encoding PD40 domain-containing protein produces MVFIRKLLWGILILTGGLLNQLSPGMEELSYKIAFNAPQGLVRGNPYHIFTMNPDGTEKEQVTHGPFSCLYPTWSPDGRRIAFTSSRAGASDIFVINLDGTGEMNLTNTPSIYEYNPDWSPDGKRIAFYVSTRAKEKRGIWILDLKSGERKRITDGGGPVWSPDGRRIAFVSPGNGGESDIFICDEDGGNKVNLTNHPSGDLYPSFTPDGRKIVFASSRLGWGGYDLFLLDIETRRVKQITKLAHLGLSASFPDVSPDGRWIVFTASKVGADDPNNIYIVDITGENLRRLTGSPFSEYKPCWSPVPIGMWVNPLGKLLTLWGILKIRFRNPKERR; encoded by the coding sequence ATGGTTTTCATCAGGAAACTCCTTTGGGGAATATTGATACTCACCGGTGGTTTATTAAATCAGCTCTCACCGGGGATGGAGGAGTTATCCTATAAGATTGCCTTCAACGCCCCTCAAGGTTTGGTTAGAGGTAACCCTTACCATATCTTCACAATGAACCCAGATGGGACGGAAAAGGAGCAGGTCACACATGGTCCTTTCAGTTGCCTTTATCCCACGTGGTCACCCGATGGGAGGAGGATAGCTTTCACCTCCTCAAGGGCGGGAGCATCTGATATATTCGTAATCAATTTGGATGGAACAGGCGAAATGAACCTAACGAACACCCCTAGCATATATGAGTATAATCCAGACTGGTCCCCGGATGGGAAAAGGATTGCGTTCTATGTATCGACGAGAGCGAAGGAGAAAAGGGGAATATGGATCCTTGATTTGAAAAGCGGTGAGCGTAAAAGAATAACTGATGGTGGAGGACCTGTTTGGTCTCCAGATGGAAGGAGAATAGCGTTCGTATCGCCCGGAAACGGGGGAGAATCCGATATCTTCATCTGCGATGAAGATGGTGGCAATAAAGTTAATCTCACCAATCATCCGAGCGGGGATCTCTATCCCTCTTTCACCCCTGATGGGAGAAAGATAGTGTTTGCTTCATCCCGCCTCGGATGGGGAGGATATGATCTTTTCCTTCTAGATATTGAGACTCGCCGTGTGAAACAAATAACTAAGCTGGCACATCTGGGCTTGAGCGCTAGTTTTCCGGATGTTTCGCCTGATGGAAGATGGATAGTTTTCACAGCGAGCAAAGTTGGTGCCGATGACCCCAACAACATCTATATAGTGGATATCACCGGTGAGAATCTGAGAAGGTTGACGGGATCTCCTTTTTCCGAATATAAGCCTTGCTGGTCACCAGTTCCCATAGGGATGTGGGTTAATCCTTTGGGCAAGTTATTGACCCTTTGGGGTATCTTGAAGATAAGGTTTCGAAATCCTAAGGAAAGGAGATGA